CACGGCCGGGGTAGAACAATAGATGCAGAAAATAAAAAGGCAAGCTCTCAAAGCCACTCTTTTGGTTTGCCCCCCACAACCACAAATAAAAGAAGAGCCAAAGAGTAGAGGAGGCCGGTGTGTGGGTgtggctactactactactatcttCTTTACAGCTCCAAAGTCTCAACTAGCGCATAATGCCGTGGTTTATCAAAGGTGGCGGAACGGAGGACGACGGAGTCGGATGGGTGGGGTCCTGCCTTTTTCCACCAGAAACAAACACGTAGCAGCAGGCAGCAGCTAcatgtttttttttaaaaaaaaagtcaAAAAAAAAACGAACTGCGAGCACGTTAAAATTCACACGAAACCGCCTAGTACTTTCCCTCAAAGGTCAATACTACTCGCTAGTCGTTCCACCGCTCGCTCCCAGCGGACGTCAGGACGTGTCCTTTCTCCTTTGCAGCCGCCGCGCACGGAAGCAGACCACGCAGGGCGCAGCAGGCAAAAACGACAGCACCCGGCGTCCGGCACCGGCAACAAGGCAAGGCCACCGCGGGCCGGCAGCAGCCGGCAGGTGCAGCGGACCGCGCGTGTAGGCGGGCGCATCGCATGAGGTGGGCACGGACGCGGACACAGGCACGTGCTCCCCTGCCCCACCGCCCACTGCGCCCTCGACACCTCACCATCGGCATCAGCGGCCACCGTTCCCCCACCGCCCCAGCCGGAGCCCACCCCCGTTTTCTATTTGCCGCCAGCTGGTCCAGCCCTACTCTACTCTTACTCTACTCTACCGCGCCGGATAGGGAGGGCGGGAGGTGTGCGTATAATAATAATGGGCTCTGGCAGCTTGCGGGACGCGACCAGATCCAGGGCGCACAGACAGCTGTTGCGTCTGTGGCCCAGATCCATCAGCTTGTTCGGCTGCCACAGAGAGAGCACTGTTGCAGCTGCAAAATACTGTTGCGGCTGCAATCCCTAGAgacaaaatactgtagaagccgcagccgcagttggattaaagccgcagcgaacaagccaCATACCCCTAGCTCGATCTACAAGCACGAGCTCATCATGCCCATGGATCCTGGCCTGGCCTGGTCTCTCTGCATCGACGTTCGTTCGTGTGTGTGTATGTGTGCAGCCCAAGCTCAAGATCGCGCAACAACGGTGAGCTCTACACCACAGTAACACTGCACTACTCTCAGTCTACTACTCAGTAGTACGAGCACTCTCCAAGATCTGATCCGATCTGATACGATCACCGAGCTAAAATGTAGTAAGCAGTAGCTGCGAAAGAGAATCAACAGGGTATTATACAAATGGATGAACGGAGCACAACACCACCGAGCCAGCCCAACCAATCTGTCCGAGCCACGGTCCTACACTGTAGCAACACGAACGAACAGATGCCGCCAGTCCTACTGAATCGAATGCCGAATGGAATATGGATATTCGGATGGAAGAAAAAAAATggtgaaaagaaaaaaaaagaaggaaTCAACGGCTCAACACGGATAACAAATAAATTACAGCACGGGGCAGTGCAGATCTCCCTTCTCTCAGtagaaggcggcggcggcggcggccacggcggcagcggcggcgaacCACTTGGCGGCGGCGGgggagacggcggcggcggcgctggggGCAGGGGGCACCTCGGCGGAGGGCGTCGGGGCGGGGCCCTCCGTGGGCATCGGCGGGGAGCTCATCTCGGGGGTCGGGGCCTCGGCCTTGGGCGCCGGGGCAAGGGCctcgggcgcgggggcgggggccTTGGGAGCGGGCGCCGGGGCCGGGGGAGGCGTGGCCGGAGGCTGGGCGGGCGGCGACACCGGCGCCGGGGCGGGCGGCGGGGTCGCGGGCGTCGGAGGCGGCGTCGCCGGCGGGGGAGGAGACGCCTTGGGAGCCGGCGTCGGGGTGGCGGCCGGGGCCTGCGCCGCCGCGGCGGCGAAGAGCATTGCCATGGCCAGGGCCGCGAGCTGGAAGCGCGCCATTGCAGCCGAGTAGGCGAGAGAGAAGCTTGATGAgcgtgtgcgtgtgtgtgtgtgtactgTGATGGTGTGTGCCCGGTGCCGGGACAGTAGAGGGCCGCGTCTTATAAAGAGGTCGAAGCCGAGGT
This portion of the Zea mays cultivar B73 chromosome 2, Zm-B73-REFERENCE-NAM-5.0, whole genome shotgun sequence genome encodes:
- the LOC100275651 gene encoding Arabinogalactan protein 1-like precursor — protein: MARFQLAALAMAMLFAAAAAQAPAATPTPAPKASPPPPATPPPTPATPPPAPAPVSPPAQPPATPPPAPAPAPKAPAPAPEALAPAPKAEAPTPEMSSPPMPTEGPAPTPSAEVPPAPSAAAAVSPAAAKWFAAAAAVAAAAAAFY